One Accipiter gentilis chromosome 25, bAccGen1.1, whole genome shotgun sequence genomic region harbors:
- the KLC1 gene encoding kinesin light chain 1 isoform X5, whose amino-acid sequence MYENMSTMVYLKEEKLEKLTQDEIIAKTKQVINGLEALKNEHNSILQSLLETLKCLKKDDETNLVEEKSNMIRKSLEMLELGLSEAQVMMALSNHLNAVESEKQKLRAQVRRLCQENQWLRDELANTQQKLQKSEQSVAQLEEEKKHLEFMNQLKKYDDDISPSEDKDTDSTKEPLDDLFPNDEDDQGQGIQQQHSSAAAAAQQGGYEIPARLRTLHNLVIQYASQGRYEVAVPLCKQALEDLEKTSGHDHPDVATMLNILALVYRDQNKYKDAANLLNDALAIREKTLGKDHPAVAATLNNLAVLYGKRGKYKEAEPLCKRALEIREKVLGKDHPDVAKQLNNLALLCQNQGKYEEVEYYYQRALEIYQTKLGPDDPNVAKTKNNLASCYLKQGKFKQAETLYKEILTRAHEREFGSVDDENKPIWMHAEEREECKGKQKDGTSFGEYGGWYKACKVDSPTVTTTLKNLGALYRRQGKFEAAETLEEAAMRSRKQGLDNVHKQRVAEVLNDPESIEKRRSRESLNVDVVKYESGPDGGEEVSMSVEWNGA is encoded by the exons ATGTATGAAAACATGTCCACAATGGTGTATTTAAAGGAAGAGAAGTTGGAGAAGCTTACTCAAGATGAAATCATTGCCAAAACTAAGCAAGTGATTAATGGACTAGAGGCACTGAAGAATGAACACAACTCAATTTTACAGAGCTTACtagaaacactgaaatgtttGAAGAAAGATGATGAAACTAATCTGGTTGAAGAAAAATCAAACATGATTCGAAAGTCACTGGAAATGCTGGAGCTTGGCCTTAGTGAAGCACAG GTAATGATGGCCTTGTCAAATCACTTAAATGCAGTGGAATCAGAGAAGCAGAAATTGCGTGCTCAGGTTCGCCGGCTATGCCAGGAAAATCAGTGGCTACGGGATGAACTAGCCAATACAcaacagaaattacagaaaagtgAACAATCTGTGGCTCaactggaggaagaaaagaaacatctagaattcatgaatcaattaaaaaaatatgacgATGATATTTCACCATCA GAGGATAAAGATACGGATTCCACCAAAGAGCCTTTGGATGACTTATTTCCCAATGATGAAGATGACCAAGGACAAGGAA ttcaacagCAGCATAgcagtgcagcagctgctgcccaacAAGGTGGCTATGAAATTCCAGCAAGATTAAGGACACTTCATAATCTTGTTATTCAGTATGCTTCCCAAGGTAGATATGAGGTTGCTGTACCTCTCTGTAAACAAGCTCTTGAAGATCTGGAGAAGACTTCAGGTCACGATCATCCTGATGTTGCCACTATGTTGAACATACTTGCTTTGGTGTACAG AGACCAGAACAAATACAAAGATGCAGCAAATCTTCTGAATGATGCCTTGGCTATCCGTGAAAAGACTTTGGGCAAAGATCATCCAGCG GTGGCAGCAACTCTAAACAATCTTGCAGTACTTTATGGTAAACGGGGAAAGTACAAAGAAGCTGAACCATTGTGTAAGCGagctctggaaatcagagaaaaG GTCCTGGGGAAAGATCACCCTGATGTTGCCAAACAATTAAATAACTTGGCTTTACTATGTCAGAACCAGGGTAAATATGAGGAGGTTGAATACTACTATCAGAGGGCACTGGAAATTTACCAAACTAAGCTAGGACCAGATGATCCAAATGTTGCAAAAACAAAGAATAACCTG GCATCCTGCTACCTAAAACAGGGCAAATTTAAGCAAGCGGAAACTTTATACAAAGAGATTCTTACTCGTGCTCATGAACGGGAATTTGGCTCTGTAGATG ATGAAAATAAGCCTATTTGGATGCAtgcagaagagagggaagaatgcAAA GGAAAGCAAAAAGATGGCACATCTTTTGGAGAGTATGGTGGCTGGTACAAAGCTTGCAAAGTTGACAG tCCAACAGTAACAACTACCTTAAAGAACCTTGGGGCACTTTACAGACGACAGGGCAAATTTGAAGCTGCTGAAACATTAGAAGAGGCAGCAATGAGGTCTCGTAAACAG
- the KLC1 gene encoding kinesin light chain 1 isoform X6, with the protein MYENMSTMVYLKEEKLEKLTQDEIIAKTKQVINGLEALKNEHNSILQSLLETLKCLKKDDETNLVEEKSNMIRKSLEMLELGLSEAQVMMALSNHLNAVESEKQKLRAQVRRLCQENQWLRDELANTQQKLQKSEQSVAQLEEEKKHLEFMNQLKKYDDDISPSEDKDTDSTKEPLDDLFPNDEDDQGQGIQQQHSSAAAAAQQGGYEIPARLRTLHNLVIQYASQGRYEVAVPLCKQALEDLEKTSGHDHPDVATMLNILALVYRDQNKYKDAANLLNDALAIREKTLGKDHPAVAATLNNLAVLYGKRGKYKEAEPLCKRALEIREKVLGKDHPDVAKQLNNLALLCQNQGKYEEVEYYYQRALEIYQTKLGPDDPNVAKTKNNLASCYLKQGKFKQAETLYKEILTRAHEREFGSVDDENKPIWMHAEEREECKGKQKDGTSFGEYGGWYKACKVDSPTVTTTLKNLGALYRRQGKFEAAETLEEAAMRSRKQGLDNVHKQRVAEVLNDPESIEKRRSRESLNVDVVKYESGPDGGEEA; encoded by the exons ATGTATGAAAACATGTCCACAATGGTGTATTTAAAGGAAGAGAAGTTGGAGAAGCTTACTCAAGATGAAATCATTGCCAAAACTAAGCAAGTGATTAATGGACTAGAGGCACTGAAGAATGAACACAACTCAATTTTACAGAGCTTACtagaaacactgaaatgtttGAAGAAAGATGATGAAACTAATCTGGTTGAAGAAAAATCAAACATGATTCGAAAGTCACTGGAAATGCTGGAGCTTGGCCTTAGTGAAGCACAG GTAATGATGGCCTTGTCAAATCACTTAAATGCAGTGGAATCAGAGAAGCAGAAATTGCGTGCTCAGGTTCGCCGGCTATGCCAGGAAAATCAGTGGCTACGGGATGAACTAGCCAATACAcaacagaaattacagaaaagtgAACAATCTGTGGCTCaactggaggaagaaaagaaacatctagaattcatgaatcaattaaaaaaatatgacgATGATATTTCACCATCA GAGGATAAAGATACGGATTCCACCAAAGAGCCTTTGGATGACTTATTTCCCAATGATGAAGATGACCAAGGACAAGGAA ttcaacagCAGCATAgcagtgcagcagctgctgcccaacAAGGTGGCTATGAAATTCCAGCAAGATTAAGGACACTTCATAATCTTGTTATTCAGTATGCTTCCCAAGGTAGATATGAGGTTGCTGTACCTCTCTGTAAACAAGCTCTTGAAGATCTGGAGAAGACTTCAGGTCACGATCATCCTGATGTTGCCACTATGTTGAACATACTTGCTTTGGTGTACAG AGACCAGAACAAATACAAAGATGCAGCAAATCTTCTGAATGATGCCTTGGCTATCCGTGAAAAGACTTTGGGCAAAGATCATCCAGCG GTGGCAGCAACTCTAAACAATCTTGCAGTACTTTATGGTAAACGGGGAAAGTACAAAGAAGCTGAACCATTGTGTAAGCGagctctggaaatcagagaaaaG GTCCTGGGGAAAGATCACCCTGATGTTGCCAAACAATTAAATAACTTGGCTTTACTATGTCAGAACCAGGGTAAATATGAGGAGGTTGAATACTACTATCAGAGGGCACTGGAAATTTACCAAACTAAGCTAGGACCAGATGATCCAAATGTTGCAAAAACAAAGAATAACCTG GCATCCTGCTACCTAAAACAGGGCAAATTTAAGCAAGCGGAAACTTTATACAAAGAGATTCTTACTCGTGCTCATGAACGGGAATTTGGCTCTGTAGATG ATGAAAATAAGCCTATTTGGATGCAtgcagaagagagggaagaatgcAAA GGAAAGCAAAAAGATGGCACATCTTTTGGAGAGTATGGTGGCTGGTACAAAGCTTGCAAAGTTGACAG tCCAACAGTAACAACTACCTTAAAGAACCTTGGGGCACTTTACAGACGACAGGGCAAATTTGAAGCTGCTGAAACATTAGAAGAGGCAGCAATGAGGTCTCGTAAACAG